Proteins encoded by one window of Paenibacillus sp. DCT19:
- a CDS encoding MgtC/SapB family protein: MGNPWFIDEWHILLRLLLAMLLGGLVGLERERSNHAAGLRTHILVCLGSALIMMLSVYGFKDFANELNVRIDPARLATAVITGVGFLGAGTILFTGKSITGLTTAASIWVVAAIGLAAGAGFFFASIVSTVLVLLNLWVFNKLELRYIRGNKLHVVTLHTLSEPGFLEQISAFLEHEKIKIRKITVNEQDLAFAEVISVERKIEVVLHVHVPHDYSTVQLVSKLRQREHITKVSVE, encoded by the coding sequence TTGGGTAATCCTTGGTTTATTGATGAGTGGCATATTTTGTTAAGGTTATTACTTGCGATGTTATTGGGAGGGCTTGTAGGATTAGAACGAGAACGTTCGAATCATGCGGCTGGTTTGCGTACGCATATCTTGGTATGTCTTGGCTCTGCACTAATTATGATGTTATCTGTTTATGGATTTAAAGATTTTGCAAATGAATTAAATGTACGGATCGATCCGGCACGTCTAGCGACGGCGGTTATTACGGGTGTCGGATTTCTAGGAGCAGGTACGATTCTTTTTACCGGAAAATCAATCACTGGTTTAACGACTGCAGCATCAATCTGGGTGGTTGCAGCCATTGGGCTTGCCGCAGGCGCAGGATTCTTTTTTGCATCGATCGTATCCACAGTTTTAGTTCTGCTTAATCTTTGGGTATTTAACAAGCTGGAGTTAAGGTACATTCGGGGCAACAAGCTTCATGTCGTCACACTTCATACGTTATCTGAACCCGGCTTTCTGGAGCAGATCTCTGCCTTTTTGGAACATGAGAAGATCAAAATACGCAAAATTACAGTAAATGAACAAGATTTGGCTTTTGCTGAAGTAATCTCAGTCGAGCGTAAAATTGAAGTTGTACTGCATGTCCATGTACCGCATGATTATAGTACAGTACAGCTTGTATCCAAATTGAGACAACGAGAGCATATTACCAAGGTGTCTGTAGAATAA
- the gatA gene encoding Asp-tRNA(Asn)/Glu-tRNA(Gln) amidotransferase subunit GatA, with protein MSLFEQSLPEIHNKLHAKELSVSDLVNQAYENIGVREDKVRAYLALDEERARTRARQLDDRLVSGEEKGLLFGLPVGIKDNIVTNGLRTTCASQFLSNFDPVYDATVVEKLRAADTVTIGKLNMDEFAMGGSNENSSFYPVRNPWALDRVPGGSSGGSAAAVAAGEAYFTLGSDTGGSIRQPASYCGVVGLKPTYGLVSRFGLVAFASSLDQIGPLTKNVEDSAYVLQAIAGYDAKDSTSAKVDIPDYLSGLTGDVKGLRIAVPKEYIGEGVDPAVKDKVMEALKVLEGLGATWEEVSLPHTEYAVATYYLLSSSEASSNLARFDGVRYGVRAENPENLLDLYHQSRSQGFGPEVKRRIMLGTYALSSGYYDAYYLKAQKVRTLIKQDFDNVFAKYDVIIGPTAPTTAFKLGSQVDDPLTMYLNDILTIPVSLAGVPAVSIPCGFSDGLPVGLQIIGKAFDETTVLRVAHAFEQNTEFHKQRPQL; from the coding sequence GTGAGTTTATTTGAACAATCGTTGCCGGAGATACATAACAAGCTGCACGCCAAGGAATTGTCGGTCAGCGATCTCGTGAATCAGGCATATGAGAACATTGGTGTACGTGAAGATAAGGTAAGGGCATATTTGGCATTGGATGAGGAACGCGCTCGTACCCGTGCACGTCAGCTGGATGACCGTCTCGTTAGTGGAGAGGAGAAAGGTCTGCTCTTTGGATTGCCAGTAGGGATCAAGGACAATATCGTTACGAACGGATTGCGTACGACATGTGCTAGCCAATTTCTGAGTAATTTCGACCCGGTGTATGATGCAACGGTTGTGGAGAAACTTAGAGCGGCAGATACTGTGACGATCGGTAAATTGAACATGGATGAATTCGCTATGGGCGGATCAAATGAAAATTCAAGCTTCTATCCTGTTCGTAATCCATGGGCACTGGATCGTGTACCTGGTGGATCGAGCGGTGGGTCGGCAGCAGCTGTTGCAGCCGGCGAGGCATATTTCACCCTTGGATCAGATACAGGTGGTTCAATTAGACAGCCGGCTTCGTATTGCGGTGTAGTCGGTCTGAAGCCAACGTATGGCTTAGTATCTCGATTTGGTCTGGTAGCTTTCGCATCGTCATTGGATCAGATCGGCCCATTGACCAAAAATGTCGAAGATTCTGCTTATGTTCTGCAAGCTATTGCTGGTTATGATGCCAAAGATTCGACATCTGCCAAAGTCGACATTCCTGATTATTTGAGCGGTCTTACTGGTGATGTCAAAGGTCTTCGCATTGCTGTGCCGAAGGAATACATCGGTGAAGGTGTTGATCCAGCGGTTAAAGATAAGGTTATGGAGGCACTCAAGGTATTGGAAGGACTTGGAGCAACTTGGGAAGAAGTATCACTCCCGCATACCGAATATGCAGTTGCTACCTATTACTTGCTCTCTTCCTCCGAAGCTTCATCGAACCTTGCTCGGTTTGATGGTGTTCGTTATGGTGTGCGTGCAGAGAATCCTGAAAATCTGCTCGATCTGTATCATCAGTCCCGTAGTCAGGGCTTTGGACCAGAGGTGAAACGACGCATCATGCTGGGTACGTATGCGCTTAGCTCCGGATACTATGATGCTTATTACCTGAAAGCACAGAAAGTACGTACATTGATCAAGCAAGATTTCGACAATGTATTTGCTAAATATGATGTGATTATCGGACCAACTGCTCCAACAACCGCGTTCAAACTAGGTTCTCAAGTGGACGATCCACTGACAATGTACCTTAATGATATTCTGACGATTCCGGTCAGTCTTGCTGGTGTACCTGCAGTTAGCATTCCATGTGGCTTCTCAGATGGACTTCCTGTTGGGTTGCAGATTATTGGTAAAGCCTTTGATGAAACAACCGTACTGCGTGTAGCGCATGCGTTTGAACAAAATACGGAATTCCACAAGCAGCGTCCGCAGCTGTAG
- a CDS encoding glycosyl hydrolase family 18 protein, with protein sequence MNTGSTKADKTVPLYKQGEERSPIIADMLQDDRVRVWQTGDEQSFVQLDNGYAGYMDNKNITLTEQKELDKPQFTLTEAEKKWQSKPVNLVWEAVYNRQPDIASIGKLPGVNVVSPTWFHITDGQGSLRSKADKSYVNWAHRSGMEVWGLMDNSFDPDITKEAMASYETRTHIIEQMLTYAQTYQLDGINIDFENVYTDDGPNITQFVREIKAMARIHGLMLSVDVTPKSNSEMWSAFLDRRSLGAFADYIVVMAYDEHWAASPKAGSVASLPWTEASMRRILEEDEVPANKLIMAVPLYTRIWTEEKNEQGEVKVSSKAVGMNTVTDLIKEKKLKPVLDQASGQNYVEYEEDGATKKIWIEDAVSLQARVDLIDSLELGGVAAWNRSFANASAWEVLKRAGYGK encoded by the coding sequence GTGAATACCGGCTCAACCAAAGCAGATAAGACGGTTCCACTCTACAAGCAAGGGGAAGAACGTTCTCCTATTATTGCGGATATGCTGCAAGACGACCGGGTACGGGTATGGCAGACTGGGGATGAACAAAGTTTTGTACAGCTCGACAATGGGTATGCCGGTTACATGGACAATAAAAATATCACCCTCACTGAGCAAAAGGAGCTGGACAAGCCCCAGTTCACACTTACCGAAGCCGAGAAGAAGTGGCAGAGTAAGCCTGTAAACTTGGTTTGGGAGGCCGTGTATAATCGGCAACCAGATATTGCGTCCATTGGCAAGTTGCCAGGAGTGAATGTAGTTAGTCCAACCTGGTTCCACATTACAGATGGCCAAGGCAGCCTGAGAAGCAAAGCAGACAAAAGCTATGTGAACTGGGCTCACCGCTCTGGTATGGAAGTATGGGGACTGATGGACAATAGTTTTGATCCGGATATTACGAAGGAAGCAATGGCATCGTATGAGACACGGACACATATTATTGAGCAGATGTTGACATATGCGCAGACCTATCAGCTAGATGGGATCAATATTGATTTTGAGAATGTCTATACGGATGACGGTCCTAACATAACTCAATTTGTGCGTGAAATTAAAGCGATGGCACGTATTCATGGTTTGATGCTCTCTGTTGATGTGACACCAAAATCCAACAGTGAGATGTGGTCGGCTTTTCTAGATCGTCGTTCGTTAGGTGCTTTCGCAGACTATATTGTTGTGATGGCTTATGATGAACACTGGGCTGCAAGTCCAAAGGCGGGATCAGTAGCATCACTGCCATGGACAGAGGCATCTATGCGTCGTATTTTAGAAGAAGACGAAGTGCCTGCCAATAAACTAATTATGGCTGTGCCGTTATACACACGGATATGGACTGAAGAGAAGAATGAACAGGGAGAAGTCAAGGTTTCTTCGAAGGCAGTAGGTATGAATACTGTTACAGATCTGATTAAGGAAAAGAAATTAAAGCCTGTGCTGGATCAAGCCAGTGGACAGAACTATGTGGAATATGAGGAAGATGGCGCAACGAAGAAAATATGGATAGAAGACGCTGTGTCGCTCCAGGCACGTGTAGATTTGATTGATTCGCTGGAACTTGGCGGCGTTGCTGCGTGGAATCGCAGTTTTGCAAACGCCTCTGCATGGGAAGTACTGAAACGAGCTGGTTATGGCAAATGA
- a CDS encoding DUF2614 family zinc ribbon-containing protein has protein sequence MIFKSAKINAFRTWGLLLTMLGMGLMVLGTAGIVFWGHAGKVFAAVGLVIGLVAMLASLAIYFWAGMLSTSAVQVDCPECGKLTKMLGKTDRCMFCHTILTLDPTQANTIAPQLKAPSPSSTD, from the coding sequence ATGATTTTTAAATCAGCTAAAATTAATGCTTTTCGCACTTGGGGACTGTTGCTTACCATGCTAGGTATGGGTCTAATGGTCCTGGGTACGGCCGGAATTGTATTCTGGGGACATGCTGGCAAGGTATTTGCTGCTGTAGGACTCGTTATTGGGCTAGTTGCTATGCTAGCTAGTCTGGCGATCTACTTTTGGGCAGGGATGCTGTCAACGAGCGCTGTGCAAGTTGATTGTCCAGAGTGCGGCAAGTTAACCAAAATGCTAGGTAAGACGGATCGTTGCATGTTCTGTCATACCATCCTCACCCTAGATCCCACACAGGCCAATACAATTGCCCCACAACTGAAAGCGCCTTCTCCTTCGAGTACAGACTAG
- a CDS encoding bifunctional 2-polyprenyl-6-hydroxyphenol methylase/3-demethylubiquinol 3-O-methyltransferase UbiG, which translates to MTEVIPSKELDIPQGLFDLSVWEEAWKNRPRSPKYKKPSAPFDTAEAFERWAKEYHQQSFTTEGKARSERIMGWIENQGVDFEGMSVLDIGAASGIFTIPFAEKGATVTAVEPSELLVSLMKETIPAALTSKIEIVCERFEEISIEQKGWRKKYDVAFASMCPAMSDWETIEQAINSARKYVYISTMAGQREHTLIDELRTVLQVQTPFKPSDMGFIQQLLYLKGYSYTTLITKEVNTVELPVEEVVQKLPEWLNTYSLPTDEQSISLAEQYIRKTYDNGTVTFLRGGRFGKILIQLEQPNMKVLTNK; encoded by the coding sequence ATGACAGAAGTGATACCAAGCAAAGAATTAGATATTCCCCAAGGATTATTTGATCTTTCTGTGTGGGAAGAGGCTTGGAAGAATAGACCGAGGAGTCCCAAATATAAAAAGCCAAGCGCCCCTTTTGATACAGCAGAAGCTTTTGAGAGATGGGCTAAAGAGTATCATCAGCAATCCTTTACAACAGAGGGAAAAGCACGTTCTGAGCGCATTATGGGATGGATCGAGAATCAAGGTGTAGATTTTGAAGGAATGTCGGTTTTAGATATTGGGGCAGCTTCTGGCATTTTCACAATCCCGTTCGCAGAGAAGGGTGCAACCGTAACAGCGGTCGAACCTTCTGAGCTACTCGTTTCCTTGATGAAGGAGACAATTCCAGCAGCTTTGACATCTAAGATTGAAATCGTGTGCGAGCGGTTTGAAGAAATATCTATTGAGCAGAAAGGGTGGAGGAAAAAGTATGATGTTGCTTTTGCTTCAATGTGTCCAGCAATGTCCGATTGGGAAACGATTGAGCAGGCCATTAATTCTGCCCGTAAGTATGTGTATATCAGTACGATGGCTGGACAACGGGAGCACACACTGATTGATGAACTAAGAACAGTGCTTCAAGTGCAGACCCCATTTAAACCAAGTGATATGGGATTCATTCAACAGTTGCTCTATCTGAAGGGGTACTCCTATACAACGCTAATTACCAAGGAAGTGAACACCGTTGAACTGCCTGTGGAAGAAGTTGTACAGAAGCTACCTGAATGGCTGAATACGTATAGTCTACCAACGGACGAACAATCCATTAGCCTGGCTGAGCAATACATTAGAAAGACATATGATAATGGAACAGTGACGTTCTTAAGAGGAGGACGGTTTGGTAAAATTCTGATTCAGTTGGAGCAGCCAAACATGAAGGTTCTCACAAACAAATAA
- a CDS encoding GNAT family N-acetyltransferase, whose product METVSQLWRLQHVAYRLEAEIIGFQEIPPLMDTIETLQNCGETFYGCIDADGELLGAVAVAKEEEDTLTITRMMVHPDHFRQGIAATLMFHVFEQYPHVPRYIVSTGTLNQPAVNLYTKFGFNPVETVQIAPGVELTTFHKR is encoded by the coding sequence ATGGAGACCGTGAGCCAGCTTTGGCGGCTTCAGCATGTGGCATATCGCTTAGAAGCTGAAATCATCGGATTTCAGGAGATTCCTCCTCTGATGGATACGATCGAGACACTCCAGAACTGTGGGGAGACGTTTTATGGTTGCATAGATGCTGATGGTGAGCTTCTCGGGGCTGTCGCAGTTGCTAAAGAAGAGGAAGATACGTTGACGATCACACGAATGATGGTGCATCCGGATCATTTTCGTCAAGGAATCGCTGCTACATTAATGTTTCATGTGTTTGAGCAGTATCCCCATGTGCCTCGATATATCGTGTCTACAGGTACTTTGAACCAGCCCGCAGTGAATCTGTACACTAAATTCGGCTTCAACCCCGTAGAGACTGTCCAAATTGCACCTGGCGTGGAGCTAACGACGTTTCATAAGAGATAG
- the gatC gene encoding Asp-tRNA(Asn)/Glu-tRNA(Gln) amidotransferase subunit GatC has protein sequence MSISNNDVQHVAKLARLNLTSDEEQMLTGQLNAILKYAEKLNELNTDDIAPTSHVLHVSNVMREDETKESLSIEQVMHNAPDEEEGQFKVPAVME, from the coding sequence ATGAGTATTTCAAACAATGACGTTCAGCATGTGGCCAAGCTGGCTAGGCTCAATCTGACCTCGGATGAAGAGCAGATGCTGACAGGACAGTTGAACGCGATTTTAAAATATGCAGAGAAGCTGAATGAGCTGAACACAGACGATATTGCACCTACCAGTCACGTTCTGCACGTAAGCAACGTGATGCGTGAAGATGAGACAAAAGAAAGTTTGTCAATCGAACAGGTAATGCACAATGCACCGGATGAAGAAGAAGGCCAATTCAAAGTGCCTGCTGTAATGGAATAA
- the gatB gene encoding Asp-tRNA(Asn)/Glu-tRNA(Gln) amidotransferase subunit GatB produces the protein MSASKYETVVGLEVHVELHTNSKIFCGCSTAFGAPPNTHTCPVCLGHPGVLPVLNRQAVDYAMKAAMALNCTIADVSKFDRKNYFYPDSPKAYQISQFDQPIGENGWIDIEVNGETKRIGITRLHLEEDAGKLTHVDGGYASLVDFNRVGTPLVEIVSEPEISSPEEARAYLEKLRAIMQYCEVSDVKMEEGSLRCDANISLRPHGQEKLGTRAELKNMNSFRGVQRGLEYEQFRQAEILDDGGEVVQETRRWDEAQGKTLTMRGKEQAHDYRYFPDPDLVNLHIDDAWKERIRASIPELPDQRKARYTADYGLPSYDAEVITSSKAIADLFEDSLKYTQDAKTVSNWIMGELLAHLNTSNLELSQVPLTGQGLGEMIGLLEKGTISSKIAKTVFKEMLESGKLPQQIVEEKGLVQISDEGAILTIVEQVVANNPQSVEDYKAGKQKAIGFLVGQVMKESKGKANPGLANKLLTDVLNR, from the coding sequence ATGTCCGCATCTAAATATGAAACGGTCGTTGGACTTGAGGTCCACGTCGAGTTGCACACGAACTCCAAAATTTTCTGCGGTTGCTCCACAGCCTTTGGAGCACCGCCTAATACGCATACTTGCCCTGTCTGTCTCGGACACCCAGGTGTATTGCCGGTATTGAATCGTCAAGCAGTTGATTACGCGATGAAAGCGGCAATGGCTCTGAACTGTACGATTGCTGATGTCAGTAAGTTTGACCGTAAAAACTACTTCTACCCGGATTCTCCAAAAGCGTACCAGATCTCCCAATTTGATCAGCCTATTGGTGAGAACGGTTGGATTGATATCGAAGTGAATGGTGAAACGAAACGGATCGGCATTACACGTCTCCATTTGGAGGAAGATGCAGGTAAGCTGACTCACGTTGATGGCGGCTATGCTTCATTGGTTGACTTCAACCGTGTAGGTACACCGCTTGTCGAGATTGTCTCTGAACCAGAGATTTCTTCACCTGAAGAAGCGCGTGCTTATCTTGAGAAGCTGCGTGCAATCATGCAGTATTGTGAAGTGTCCGATGTGAAGATGGAAGAAGGCTCGCTTCGTTGTGATGCCAACATCAGTTTGCGTCCACATGGACAAGAGAAGCTGGGTACACGGGCTGAGCTCAAAAACATGAACTCCTTCCGTGGTGTTCAGCGTGGTTTGGAATATGAACAATTCCGTCAAGCTGAGATCCTGGATGATGGCGGTGAAGTGGTGCAAGAGACTCGTCGTTGGGACGAGGCTCAAGGCAAAACACTAACGATGCGTGGCAAAGAACAAGCGCATGACTATCGTTATTTCCCAGATCCAGATCTAGTTAACCTGCATATTGATGATGCTTGGAAAGAGCGGATTAGAGCTTCAATTCCTGAGCTTCCAGACCAGCGTAAAGCTCGTTATACTGCGGATTATGGGCTGCCAAGTTATGATGCTGAGGTCATTACTTCATCCAAAGCGATTGCAGATCTTTTTGAAGATAGCTTGAAATACACACAAGATGCCAAAACGGTATCCAACTGGATCATGGGTGAATTGCTCGCTCACTTGAACACCAGTAACTTAGAGTTGTCTCAGGTTCCACTGACAGGACAAGGTCTTGGTGAGATGATTGGACTGCTTGAGAAGGGCACAATTAGCAGCAAGATTGCCAAAACAGTATTCAAAGAAATGCTGGAAAGTGGCAAACTTCCACAACAAATCGTAGAAGAGAAAGGTCTTGTCCAAATTAGTGACGAGGGAGCTATTCTTACGATTGTTGAGCAGGTTGTTGCAAACAACCCTCAATCCGTTGAGGATTACAAGGCTGGTAAACAAAAAGCCATCGGTTTCTTGGTTGGTCAGGTTATGAAAGAAAGTAAGGGGAAAGCCAATCCAGGCTTAGCCAATAAACTACTGACAGACGTACTGAACCGCTAA
- a CDS encoding stalk domain-containing protein, with product MSRKNRYTRQKRRSFWPGFLGACIVAGAAYWLITSVWLNPTYEEPDWIGMKQPIFVEGQRMEGQASGTGNELKLPVSVLQDVIDPGIRYEAATGDIIIASPQRVLHMKVGSTQAELNHKDFPMSVEPEVVGDEAYIPLKPLKEVYGIAIQEDSTTGAVLLMRGEIRFNMPQ from the coding sequence TTGAGTAGAAAAAACAGATATACACGTCAGAAACGTCGCTCGTTCTGGCCTGGTTTCCTTGGGGCTTGTATCGTTGCGGGCGCTGCGTACTGGCTCATTACGAGTGTATGGCTTAATCCAACCTATGAGGAACCCGATTGGATTGGGATGAAGCAACCTATTTTTGTAGAAGGACAGCGTATGGAGGGGCAAGCTTCAGGTACAGGCAACGAGCTCAAGTTACCTGTCAGCGTTTTGCAGGACGTAATTGATCCAGGCATTCGTTATGAAGCGGCTACAGGTGATATTATTATTGCTTCGCCTCAACGAGTGCTGCATATGAAGGTAGGTAGTACACAAGCAGAATTGAATCATAAAGACTTTCCGATGTCGGTAGAGCCGGAGGTAGTAGGGGATGAAGCTTACATTCCGCTTAAACCTCTGAAGGAAGTCTATGGCATAGCGATACAAGAAGATTCAACAACCGGTGCAGTTCTACTCATGCGCGGGGAGATACGATTCAATATGCCACAGTGA
- a CDS encoding nucleotidyltransferase-like protein — MELKNLAFLSGQSEETGAVGAIAYSHPGERFHGSLIQDFELLVLIICESDEVASKVGHYKYGDLRYQIMYASRHELRSSVITGDNDNMMQCLIEGEIIWEVDGAISALRDELSTFSQELREQKLLHEFASFLRMYVESKRYIQEGHVVDAYYNVLEALGNWARIVLIEQGIYPDHAVWTHVQSLDRALWKLYQELTVSSETLEQRVELVLLACEFSVMSKMSESSGLLLRVLGSRKEPWSMDELVHHPQLRFVAKDLPLVLRKLVFRSLVKESPGWPSLIGGEGREIRYWIES, encoded by the coding sequence GTGGAATTAAAGAACCTAGCCTTTTTATCCGGACAGTCGGAAGAGACGGGAGCAGTTGGGGCTATCGCTTATTCCCACCCAGGAGAGCGATTCCACGGCTCCCTGATTCAGGATTTCGAATTGCTTGTACTTATTATATGTGAATCAGATGAGGTTGCATCTAAGGTAGGGCACTATAAATATGGTGATCTGCGTTATCAGATCATGTATGCAAGTCGACACGAGCTGCGAAGCAGTGTGATCACTGGTGACAATGACAACATGATGCAATGCCTTATAGAAGGAGAGATCATCTGGGAAGTTGACGGTGCTATAAGTGCCCTGCGAGATGAGCTGTCTACGTTTAGCCAAGAATTGAGAGAGCAGAAGCTTCTGCATGAATTTGCTAGCTTTCTTAGAATGTATGTGGAGTCGAAACGCTACATTCAGGAAGGGCATGTGGTGGATGCATATTACAATGTACTTGAGGCTCTAGGGAACTGGGCTAGAATCGTATTAATCGAACAGGGAATATACCCGGATCATGCTGTTTGGACACATGTACAGAGCTTGGATCGGGCATTATGGAAGCTATATCAGGAGCTTACCGTCAGCTCAGAGACACTAGAGCAACGTGTGGAGCTTGTTCTACTAGCTTGCGAGTTTTCTGTCATGTCCAAAATGAGTGAAAGCTCGGGATTGCTACTACGTGTGCTTGGTAGCCGGAAAGAACCTTGGAGTATGGATGAACTTGTTCATCATCCTCAATTAAGGTTTGTAGCCAAAGATCTTCCGCTTGTCCTGCGTAAGCTGGTTTTCCGTTCATTAGTGAAGGAATCACCTGGCTGGCCTTCCTTGATCGGGGGAGAAGGGCGCGAGATCCGCTACTGGATCGAGAGTTAA
- a CDS encoding DUF4097 family beta strand repeat-containing protein, translated as MNRKIRVGRYTAASLIITVGILLIMDKQWGTDYFYEIVDWWPLLLIALGFECILLFLWYLRKRKTLNEEVKGEKVKMRFRPDAKGILASLVLTASVFIVTEQDHYMHLWNRVSLNLGAASMDYSQAAGYMQDKGTIRVPVEMETSDIVVQGVNGDIAVQRGDTDEIEVRTVVWVDNASEVQAKAVADASFVETEGTKVIYVRATGKTYGENEKTQPRMNMTITVPDDRRFNLDIRTSNGAILLNRPEAISTILAETGNGRIRITNAVGDISGKTLNGDVIVANAIGNVDLDSNRGDMKARGISGDVDLTTQVGSISITASVGEFTAETRNGNITLDNANLGIRAQSLNGSISITSTKIGGDWEVYSAVGAINILIPNLGDYKLNGSSSYGDLVTDLPFTVRNKTIEGQLGEGEYTVKVEGNSDLTINENPEVMTPRVDAQDVDNTGDDVEQVNENEQNSQDNPPEVP; from the coding sequence ATGAACCGTAAAATCCGAGTGGGTCGCTATACGGCTGCCTCCTTAATCATAACAGTTGGTATTTTATTGATTATGGATAAGCAGTGGGGGACCGACTACTTCTATGAAATCGTGGATTGGTGGCCATTGCTGCTCATTGCACTTGGTTTTGAGTGCATCCTATTATTTCTTTGGTATCTTCGCAAGAGAAAGACCTTAAACGAGGAAGTAAAGGGCGAGAAGGTAAAAATGCGTTTTAGACCTGATGCAAAAGGCATTTTGGCATCTCTTGTGCTTACCGCTTCTGTGTTTATTGTGACAGAGCAGGATCACTACATGCATTTATGGAACAGGGTGAGTCTTAATCTCGGAGCTGCATCAATGGACTATAGCCAAGCTGCTGGATACATGCAAGATAAAGGAACCATACGTGTGCCAGTAGAGATGGAGACGTCGGATATAGTCGTTCAGGGCGTGAATGGAGATATTGCCGTTCAGCGCGGAGACACTGACGAAATTGAAGTTCGTACGGTTGTCTGGGTGGACAATGCTTCAGAGGTACAGGCTAAAGCTGTAGCAGATGCTTCTTTTGTTGAGACAGAAGGCACGAAGGTTATTTATGTCAGAGCTACGGGCAAGACTTATGGAGAAAATGAAAAAACACAGCCACGTATGAATATGACCATTACTGTCCCTGACGACCGTCGTTTCAATCTGGACATTCGTACATCCAATGGAGCGATCTTATTGAATCGTCCTGAAGCGATTAGCACGATTTTGGCTGAGACGGGAAACGGGCGTATTCGAATTACGAATGCGGTTGGCGATATTTCTGGTAAAACGCTTAATGGTGATGTGATTGTAGCTAATGCAATCGGCAATGTTGATTTGGACAGTAATCGAGGAGATATGAAAGCCCGCGGGATATCTGGAGATGTGGATCTAACCACACAAGTTGGCAGCATCAGTATTACCGCTTCTGTTGGTGAGTTTACGGCGGAGACTAGGAATGGAAATATCACCCTAGACAATGCGAATCTGGGAATCAGAGCTCAATCGTTAAATGGAAGCATCAGTATTACTTCGACCAAGATCGGCGGCGATTGGGAAGTGTACAGTGCGGTCGGCGCAATTAATATATTGATACCAAATTTAGGTGACTATAAATTGAATGGTTCTAGCAGCTATGGCGACCTAGTAACAGATTTGCCGTTTACAGTGCGGAACAAAACGATTGAAGGTCAATTAGGCGAAGGGGAATATACGGTCAAAGTTGAAGGAAACAGCGATCTAACGATTAATGAGAATCCTGAAGTCATGACACCCCGTGTAGATGCACAAGATGTAGATAACACAGGGGATGACGTGGAACAGGTGAATGAGAATGAACAAAATTCCCAGGACAATCCACCGGAAGTTCCGTGA
- the perR gene encoding peroxide-responsive transcriptional repressor PerR, translating to MATRVQHALEHLKTTGVRITPQRHAILNYLMESMGHPTADEIYRALEPQFPSMSVATVYNNLKMFLEAGMVRELTYGDNSSRFDANVTDHYHVICDQCGKIEDFSYPSLKSVELQAETSTGFEVHGHRLEVYGVCKSCRT from the coding sequence ATGGCAACACGTGTCCAACATGCGTTGGAGCATCTGAAAACGACCGGTGTCCGTATTACACCCCAGCGTCATGCCATATTGAATTATCTGATGGAATCTATGGGGCATCCAACAGCCGATGAAATTTACCGTGCGCTTGAACCCCAATTTCCCAGTATGAGCGTGGCGACTGTATATAACAATTTGAAGATGTTTTTGGAAGCCGGCATGGTTCGGGAATTAACATACGGAGACAACTCAAGTCGCTTCGATGCCAATGTCACGGATCATTATCATGTGATATGTGATCAATGCGGCAAGATCGAAGATTTCAGCTATCCTTCTTTAAAAAGCGTGGAGCTGCAGGCGGAGACAAGTACTGGATTTGAAGTACATGGTCATCGACTGGAAGTGTACGGTGTATGTAAAAGTTGCAGGACTTAA